One Falco peregrinus isolate bFalPer1 chromosome 10, bFalPer1.pri, whole genome shotgun sequence genomic window, attgtttaggttggaaaagacctttaagatcgtaagtccaaccgttaacccagcacaatataagcaaataaaatacattaactgcaaaaggtatttaaaaaaaccccaaaaccctgcCAATTAAGATCACATCAAATGAAACTGCTATGCAACACTAGCAGTTTAGAGATAATGTATCTTATGAAAGTCTAACGCTTAattatggaaaatgaaataagaagCATGAAAATTATAATTGAAAAGTAGTCCCTCTGATACATTCACAGAACAGAGTACTAAAAATCTTATGAATCCAGGGAAATGATATATGGGTCAActtaaaaaaagcccagaaacaACAGGAAGCCCAAACCTCACTTTAAATACATATTCAAGCATTTGCATCAGCAATTCCTTCTTCAGCAAGCTGAGCACCCAGCATTTTCACTACCATCAACACCTCTTTGAAGTTCAGACTGCCTCAAATGTATTCCCCTGCTTTACATGAATTTCTGTCACCACTCTTTCCTTCCCCATTATCACCTGTGCCACAGAGAGCACCAAAATTCACATAAAATCCCACAGGAAATGCAAAAGATCTATATAAAGCTGCAAAATGTCTTCTGTCTGTCATCTTCAGCTCTTTACAAGTTTCTCAAACTGCTGGGAGAAGAGAGTTCTGGTTACACCATGGAAGGAGGGCAGACGTGAACTGAAATAAGCAACAACCACCACCATGAATGCCCCAAGCCAGCCTGAATAGTGTAGCAGGCTGCTAACTTCACACACATGCTACACAACCTCTCCATGGCTGCATCAGTGCCTACAACACACGTCTGGATCTGTGCTTGTTCAATAGTTTCATTATCAGTAACAGATGCTTGCCACTTGCCTCATTCTGGCTGGTTCAGAATTAATGAGCGGTTTAGGAGAGTGCAAATCAGATCTGGGATTCTGTTTTTTTGAAGGGATTCTTTACATGTGCAGACACCCCACCCCAGATTTAGCATGACCTTCTTCTACCCTGTGTCGCCCTTGAGTGCAACGTTTGCCTTGAGagagcatccctgctgctcctccctgggCTCTTACGGGGTTAAGCACAGACCTGCCACAGGGGCCGGGACAGCAGGCGAGGCTCTGAACAGCCCAGGAGGACAGCTGAAGCCACCCCAGGCAGCAGTGCCACTTCCTACAGCTCCACCTGCCTTGAGTTTCTCAATAGAAGGGAGCACTGTATCAAGGACAGTCCTATCTGCATTatgtgtaaaagaaaaaaaatattaaattagtACAGCTCAGCATATCTTAATCATTATTGTCACAATTTGTTAGTAACATACACAACTTATTTACCTAAATTCTTTCTCCTGCCTATGCTGGATACTTACATTCACAAACATATTACTCATTGCTTAATTATCACTACGAAGCCTTATTAATATGTATGGATAAAGAGCTCTCTGGCAGGAATGCATTTTAATGAAGTCGCTGAAAGGCAACACGCAGTAATTTCGAGAAGGTTATGCCATGACTAACAATAGCAAACTGactgatgcagcccagggacAGGATGAGgtatggaaggaaaaaaaatcaaattaattttaatattttaacgATAAACTTAATTAGAAACCATTTAAGCATTTTAACTGAGCAGTTACAGCTTCGAACGGCTTGCAGCCGTTCTTGAGAGGAACGGCATCACTCAAAATGTTGACTGCAAGTGcccagcagcattttctgtaaGACATGGAATGTGCTGCATGTAAAGGATGTTGAAAAGGAGACATTTTGTGGCCATCCTGCATTTAACGGCAAGCAAAGCACCGCGGCATTATTTCTGAGCCTTAAGTCGGGGCTGTAACATTCTCTATTACCCAACAACATGTAATTTACAAATCAAACACATATGCTGGGTATATAATCACACTTATTTCCCAGAGCAGCCAATCCCTTAGCTCCCCGTGTTGTTTTTGTAATGTTTACCCTTCTGAGGCAAAGTTActggttttgcagcattacCTGCACCCCCTCGAGGGCCTGGGTCCCCCCATCCCTGAGGGCCCAGGCTCCCCGCCTCCAAGGGCCTTGGCCTCCCTGAGGGGCTGAGTTCCTCACTGCATGCTCGGGTGCCCCCCTCAAGGGCCTAGGCCTCTCCTGTGGGCCCAGCTGCTCCCACAAGGGGCCGGGCCTCTCCTAAGGGCCCGGGTACCCCCCTGAGGGCCCAGGCACCCCCCCAATCCCTGAGGGCTCAGGTGCCGCCCCCCCTCCAAGGGCCTTGGCCTCCCTGAGGAGCAAAGTTCCGCCCCCCCGCGGGCTCGGGTGCCCCCCGCCAGGGCCTAGGCCTCCCCTGAGGGCCCGGCTGCCCCCCTGAGAGCCTGGCTGCCCGCCTGAGGGCCCGGGCCCGGCGTCCACCGTGCCGAAGGGGGCAGAGGCGCCCGGAGGAGCGACCCGGGAGGGGCCCCAGCCGGCAGCACCCAAGCCGGGGCATCGCAAAGCAGGCACCCGGGACCGGGTGGCGCCCAAGCCAGCACGTCCCCTCGGGCAGACAGGGGAGCCGGCAGCCGGCCAGGCCCCGGGGCAGAGGACAACCAGGGGCGGGCCGCCGTGCGGGTGGCGGGGCCGCCCCGAGAGGCGGGCCGGAGCGGAAGGTTCGGCGGCGGCAGCCCGAGTAAGGGtcggcgggggcgcggggcaggCCGCGGCGAGAGGAGCGGAGCGGGAAGAgcaggcggcgggcgggcaggccGAGCCCGGGGAACCCCGCCGGGGGGCCGCGCAGGCCGAGCCCGGAGAACCCCGCCGGGGGGCCGCCGCTCCGCGCTGAGGGACGCCTGGGCCCGCCTCCTGCAGGCCCCGCTGCCGGCAGCTCCCGTGCCCCGAGCCCTGCTCGGCCTCAGGCCGGGGCTGCCCTCCGGGGGCGGGCGGGAACCGGcggcctcccctcccctcccctcccagcctgaGGCGGGTGTGCCGTCTGCTTGGCCTAGCCCGCCCGGTGCACCTAAGTTCCATtattttggtgggggtttttttgtgggttgtttttttttttttttcgatAAATgatgtttcttctcctttcgGTCCTTAGGGTCATGTGGAACAGGACCACCGTGTGCTCCCGCGGCAGGCTGgcccccagcacctcctgcccactgctgcccagcaccctgcaccgTGTGTTCCACAGGGAGCGCCAGGACCTGTGCCATGGCAGGGGGCCGGTGAGCCCCCTGTGCCGTGGCCATGGCCCAGTGAGCCCCCTGTGCCATAGCGAGGGGCCAGCGAGCCCCCTGTGCCATGGCCAGGGCCCAGGGAGGGCACCagccgccctgccctgccgttcgctgagcagcagagccaggtcCCAGCAGGCTGCAAAGCGTTACCCGCTCTTGGATGGACGGATCCGGTCCGTGTTCCGGCATGTGTTtgaagaaaatttaagaaaCAGTGAGGCTGTGATTAAAAGGTAATGAACTGGGTTTGTGggctttaaaaaatgctgctaCTTGTGAGACGGTGTGAGAGTTACTTACCGCCACTTTTAGGAACTTATTAACATAGGAAGACTGCTAATTAAAAAGgccaaagattaaaaaaataaaaagttgtttcGTTTTTTTATGCCTGACCCTTTTGAAGTTTCAGCTAGTTCCCTCACAGCTCTTTTCTCAGGtggcttctctgcagagctgaattTGACAAGGATCAGAGCTTAAACATTTCAGCCACCCCAAAGAGGTGCCTAAATGTTGACTGAAATGCCTAAATCTGGGTGCAGACTGTATTTCAAATAATGCCACATGACAATGTTTTGCATACCTTGccaagaagtatttttttctagacCTTCATAAAATTTGTTTCCTATTTCGTTTTGTATGTAAAGACATAAGTGGTGACTCACACATTTACAGATCCCTCCTGAAGGACTAGGTGACAGTTACTGCAATTAATCGTGATTCACtgataaaagcaggaaaatgtattttatgcatTTCTCCCTAAAGATCAGATGGCAAAAATTGAAATGCCTTTGTTCAGAGGAACCATGCATGAGCTGGAAGCAAAGCTATGGAAAACACACTGTGCCCTCCTGTGGTGGCATTTACGACATTATTCAAAATGGTAAGCTTTTTCCTCCTGAGGTTTTTCAATCTCTACAGTCTGCAGGAAGCCACAATAAGATAATGCAGTCACGTACACAGTGATGCATAAATAGTTATGCCCAACAGTATTTTTAGTTAAAGATGACACATCTtggtgaaaaatgttttatttgaaatacatgaaaaaccTGGTTTAAGACCAAAATTACTTGAGATACCACATTTGTTTACAGTTCTTTATCTGTAATTGATGCTGCCCTGACAATGACATTTGGTAATCACTTGCTCTCTTGATGATTGCAGTGACACTGCAGTAATCACTACTTATAAAGTAGATCTTCTGTGCTGTagatttaataatttattctaCTACCAGTTACTGATTTTTGTCAGATAAACTTGTTGAAGGGAACTGAAGGAGGAAGCCCTTCACTGGATTCTTCTCTAGAGTAGTTGGAACACAGAGGTAAATGGCCATGCTGAATTAGGACTAGCAAATTATGATAGCCTTATTAATAGCTGCAAGTTTATAGGCTAATGTTGTAGGGTAGTATCTTGCAAAGTCTGCCCTGGTTGCTGGTGATCGGCCCCTTGTCAGTACTCCGCTCATGGGGTTGCTGCCAGAGATATACTGTGAAATACTGTGTGTTGAGTGTGTATGGGCAACACCCAGGGGGGATGTGGGTTTAATATGTCTTCTAGCTATGAACATAAACTACAgatatttatattatttcactcttttcttgtctttattAGACAATTTTACAATAACGAGACTAAAATGCTTGCTTTAAATAACATACCTGTGCTTTTTGTTACACTTTATGAGAAACAATAGTCTGAAAAGGAGATTCCATCTCCATTTACGTACCATTTTTGTGAAAGCTGTGCAATACGTTTAAGTACTGTGTTCAGTCTGCTAAAGGGTAGCTTGTAAAGGCCGGTTTTCATGAATtgaaactttgttttttaaatcagataCTCAGAGTTGCTAGAGATGCTCAGtaaaggagggggagaaaatgCGATCTTGCGTCATACTCAGCGAAACAAGAAGCTGTTTGTTCGTGAACGCCTGAAGTTGCTACTTGATGATGAGTCTTTTCTTGAGCTGTCTCCGCTGGCAGGCCTCAATATGCCATATGGTgacatccctgctgctgggtgccTTACTGGTAATGGCTAGCAAACATCATGTTAGATGTAATGGGAAGCTGATGAAgttagtttgtttgtttcattgctCATATCTTTAAATATGATTCATATTAGATCTAAAGATGGATATGGGTTGAGGGTATTGTTTTGTGCAACCCATGCTGAAGACGCAgcccaggaggaggaagggttTTGAACCAATGTGATCTTTAATGTAATGTGAGAGAGGCTGTTTTTGGGTGCAGGGGTGAGTAGGTGGTTGTAGGCAGTGTATAGTAGTTGTATTCTGTATGTGCTGCACACCTTCCCAGAGTAGCCAGCCTTGCTCCCTGAAGGTGAGGTGTTTGCCCTTactgggaagggagaaaggatgCATGTGATAAGGTTTGTGGAGTATTTTAGTATCTTAAGAATGTGCTTTCCTATAAAAAGTGGACATCAGTCTATCCAGTAGCAGCTCCCAACATGGAAGAGTTCAGCCActgctgcattatttttctaTGATTTTTGCTGGGAAATCTGGGAGaaacctttaaagaaaaagaagttatttaatttcttctagaTTTAGTAATTTATTCTACGTATCAGTTACtgattttttctcaaaaaatttAGGATGATTTGTTGAAATAGCTGCTGTCTGTTAAATGAAAGGGGACCAAGTTACTGTGAGGCACAGGAGctgtaacatttattttgtagtattttttcaagtattttcattgcattttgaAGAGCAGTTCAGGTTTAAAAAGTAACTAGAAGAACAGAGTATGAAATTCTATCTTTTGTCACATATTGTTACATTTTCTAGTTTTATATAGGTAATTTTTAATCAACTTCCCCGTTATCTCAAGTGTTGGAAGTcaaactatgtattttttttttgtcttacatTGTCACCAGGAGTAAGCTTGTTTCAAGTTCTGTCgtttaggtattttttaaatgtcattggCTTTCAGCTTGCTATTCCAGAGAAGAGCTATAGATTTCTTCCCTCTGTGGTATTTGCAACTTAATTTGCAGCTTCTTGATATAGTATTACCGAAAGAACATCCTAGCTATAATTTGGCCTCCTTGTTTAATCTGTGGTATTTTAGAGAGTCCTGATAAATATCTGTGGTACCATTTACAGGAATTGGCAAAATCTGTGGGGTCTGGTGTGTCTTCATGGCAAATGATGCAACTGTAAAAGGAGGCACTATTTATCCGATTGGAGTGAAGAAACAATTAAGAGCCCAAGAAATAGCCATGCAGAACAGGCTGTTATCCGTGTACCTTGTTGACAGTGGGGGAGCATTCCTGCCACTACAGGTAATATTGGGACCACTTCATAGAAGAAGATACCTATATTTATCTTAATCATATTAATATTTAGCAATAAACCTCAGATTTATGTTGTGTTTTCTTGGCTTGGCTGACTTTTGTTGTCTGTCATACTTTGTCCAAAAATCAGAGTCCAGGAGATTATTTGAAGATTTATAACAGCACTGACCACTTTTGCATTTAATCACATTTTAGAAACTTGAACATCAGTGGGGGAGCAAAAGTACTGACCAAGGATGGGCATTCCTCAGCATGCCAAAATGCTTCTGTGTCTTTAATAAATTAGTATGTTGTTTGAGGTTTCTGTTTTCAACTTCAGAATCTATAAAATTactctgtattttattgtaatGGTTGTGATAGTAATGCAGTAACCTCCATGGCCTTTAACAATGTAGTTTTTGAAATTCTTACTGTAAAAGGAGAATTTGCACAGGTTACTGTCCAATGTACGGAGATCATATTATCAAAGAGACTGTAGTTGTTCTCTCTCCACACTGAAAGCAAATtcatagaaaaaagttttagtTTTTGATACAATTCCTTATGTCAGCTAAGTAAAAAGGGAAGCTGTGCTGAAGTCATTTCACAGGTGAAGTATGAACATGAGCTTCCCCTGCTCTGTGTTTACAGTCTCAGTTTGTGTAGAATAAATTGgtttcacaaaaaaatttaTGAAATTTACCTCTGCTTTCGAAACACAGGGGTATTTCTGTGGAATTGCACAATGTATAAGGGGAATAAATACCATAGCAGACGCTGTATATGGGAGTTTTAGGTATGATTGTTAGTGGTGACCTTCCCAGAGTGGGTTGCAGTGTGTTTGTGAATGGAGTGAAGAGGAAGTGTTGGCTTTTGTAGTTAATGAAAGTCactttgtcttttctctgcAATGTCAGTCAGAGCTGTTTCCTGACAAGTTGCACGGTGGCAGAGTTTTCTACAATGAAGCAATCATGTCTGCCATGAGAATCCCTCAGGTACAGTGTCATTTGGAGTACAAGTAAGTGTAGTATATGCGATCCATAGagttctgaaaacagttttgttctgATACAGATCCTAGGAACAACTCGCGAACATGCATAACATTTCCTGAAGCTCACTTTTGCTATTTGTGGGGCAGGGAGATTCAAATAGTATGTCATATAACAGAATACTTTGGCCTTAAGGATCTAAGTGTTTACCGACTGATCATGATGGAAAAGCATCACATCACCAGGTTATTTCATAGTACACATTGAACTCTCTCAAAACAAGCATTGTTGTTCATGCTGGTATTTATATCTCTGGTTCATTGTTCCCTGAGCTGCGGTTTAGTCTTTGGgatgtttctgaaataaaccTAATGGTTTTGCCTTCCCATTCTCTTCTCTCCAGCAtcttgatttgttttggtttctgtgtCCTTCAGGTGGCAGTGGTGTGCGGCTCCTGTGTAGCTGGAGGGGCCTATGTTCCAACCATGGCAGAAGAAGCTGTGATTATCGATAAAATCGGTACGCTCTTCCTTGCTGGTCCACCTCTGGTAAAAGCTGCTACAGGAGAATATGTCTCTCCCGAGGACCTAGGAGGAGCCAAACTTCACACTGAGTACGTGAAATAATTCTCAGTAATAGTAGAGAGTTCAGCATACTTAGCTTTAAAGAAattgtcattttattttaaattagtgtTACTGAAGCTGctccagtgacaggacacaaTATTGTCCTCACGGACTGAAAAACACATAGTGAAAAAAAACATGGTAGAAATTATGCATGAATTATTACAAAACTTGGTTGTATGCAGTTATATACGTGGGAGTGTCATGGGGCTAGATATAactctttgaaatgaaaaaggtAACATGGCAATGTAATTTCAGCTTTACCACTGAAGGAACTTTCCACTTCcattgtgtatatatataaacacacgCTGTGATAGAAATCTCCCATAAGTACAGAGGTCAGGATTGGGGCCAAAAGTGGAACCTGTTATTacactgttttccttctctagtATGGGTTTTGTGTTAGATCAGCCAAATGGAAGTAAAATTAAGTGTTGTAACAGGGTGAAGCTGGGACTGGAGAAGTCTGGTTTTGGTTCCCTGTTCCTTCCGCATACTTTCTGAACAACTTCAGGCAAGTCAGTTCCTCTGTGCCTTAGAGGGACCAGTTATAGAAGAGGGATGGTATCACTTCTTATCCTGATGTAAACATTGTCAgtatacatatattaaaaaaataattgggagTGTTCAGATACTGTGATGATGGGGAAAATGCATAagatattcttttttcttccctaaactGAGGGGAGAGGTGGTATGACTTCTTTCCATTTGTCTTGCCTGCTTCTAAAGACACGAGACTAACTCACCGCAGAGAAGCATCTGAATGCTTGTATAAGTAcctgaagcaaagaagaaaaatggaaagccTGCCTGCCGCTGCCATTAATGAGGGCTTCATAGCAGGAGATGAGCAAACAGGAAATAAACCTGATAGCAGCCATCTAGCCAGGTctttaatgctgtttttctaTGTCAGAGCTTTCTGTAGTTCAAATAGTTATTCCCTTctaaacagggaaaaaaaggtggctTTACTTCTTTGTTCTTGGCATTCTGTGCTGCAAAACCAGGTTCCGTACCTTTCTCGCAAAACCAAATACCGGCGTGACAGTCAGGTGACTGTTAGGTGTAACACTGTCCTCTTTATATCCGAGCGGGAAGTGCTTATTTTggaatgatttttaaagtttgttttccctttattaTATCACTTGCAACAACATcatcatgaaaataaattcaaaggTCTTTCTTTAATGTAGATAAACACGTAAGTCACAAAGAAGAACTTCTACTTACTGTGAATTTGTTTTGGACTTGGACTGCCCAGAAATTCCACTGCGTTGTGTTCAGCTCATTCACACAACAAAATCACACAATATTTTCAGGGAGTTGGCGGGTCACAGTATGGATTAAGGTCTTTCCtttagtttgggttttctgTCAGAGTTCAGGTTTGATTAGTTCAGCACTGATTAATGTCACTTTCTCTCCTAGAGTCAGTGGCTGTAGTGATCATTTTGCGTCTTCAGAAAAGGAAGCCTATGAATGTATTCGAAATGTTATCTCTACATTAAATTATGATCCGCTGCCAGAGGAGATCACAGAGCATGACAATCCTCTGTATAGTCCTGATGAGCTCTTGGGGCTGGCACCGCGAGATTATAGGTGTACTCTTCCTGTGAAACTGGTAAGGTGACAGATGCGGTGTTCCTTCGTCCTTTTGGTCTGCTCTACCCGTCAGCTCCAGACAAACAGCTGACAGGCTGTTCTCTCTTGGAGAATCCTGAAGTACCTGAGAGATTCCATTTTATTACCGAATAAGTTGCCAAACTGTCTTGAATCTGCAACAAAGCAGAATGGCAACAGTTCTGtagaattacagaaaatattaaggCTGAAAACCTGCTAGAGATAATTACAGATTATGGCAGTTGATCTCCATCTGTTTCCATGCACTGTTTAAGATGCTGATATGTCAGTATGTCTTGTACTGTGTTGGCTGCCTTGAGAATGTTACACCCTTTAgtctcctcttttcctctcccccctgctttttttgtttcccaccccccacccccccaccgcAAGCAGTCAAGCCTCCGTCTTGTAGTGTAAATGCCTAATGAAAATAGTGactgaaaaaacaacaaagcttAAATTAAGCTTGTTTGAAGTTGGGACAGATGCTAATACATAAGCAGAGACATGCAGAGCTGCCCACGCTGTTTTCATTGTGGCGTTCTAGAAGAGATTTAGTTTCCAAGGATGTGAATCCAGTATCTTTTCCAGGGGTAGATTCCCACAGTTAAGCAGATTGACTGTAATAAGCAGCGTAGCTTTGAAGGCagctttcaaaatgtgtttgaaaaaagGATGAGCAATGTGCAACTGTTTCTTATGCACACAAACCATAACTGCACACACTGGGTTTGTTACAACATTGTTATGCACGTGAATGACTGTGCTCCGTAACACCAGAATTATTTCGGAGTTGAACTTTGGCTCAAAATATATGGCTGGTAAtcaaatgtaaacaaaatttCGATGTTTTAGGCGTATTGAGTATTTCGTAGAGTGTAAGACATAAAAGGGCCTTCTATGCTCATGTAGGTTGACTTCTTGCATGATACAGGTCTACTATATGAACCAAGCATATCTTTTAGCAGAACTATCCCATTTCACTTAAATATCTTTAGTAAAGACTGCCTATTTCTTTACAGATTCTGAGCCGTCTGATGGATGGAAGCAGATTCCAGGAATTTAAGGCTAATTATGGAACAACATTAGTGACAGGATTTGGCCACGTGGAAGGGTAATTTCACTATCACTACGGATGTATTTGTCTAAATAGCTTTCATATCATCATCAGGTTTTACAGTATTCCAATAACAATGTTTGTGAAGCTCTGAGTCAGTCAACTGATGATAAAATACTTCTAGAAAGCCTGATCTTCTGCCCCTGAGCTCTGAATACACCATGTCTCAGGCCAGTAGCAGCAGAGAGTGATTACAAATGAATGGTTTTCAGGACTTCCTCAGATGATTTGTTTGTTCACAAAAACTACTAGCCAGGTATTTGGAACATTGAAGTCTCAGCAGGTTCCTTAATAAATAAGAAACAGCATCTTTAAAAGTGTTCCTTCCCAAACTGACTTGAAAGCTATCGTCCCTTCTCGCATGTGATGGAGATGGGATGGACCTTGTGTAATTCAGATCAGCCTGTATTATGAAGACATTCATGAAGCATACAACGCTCCAGTCAAAtcatattaggaaaaaaaaggtagcaaaatacatattttccagCCTCTTTAGGTTGAAAGCGATAACTTTTCGGATTGACTGTTACATTATCTGTTAGAGGAATTGAGAGTCCTGGCACCTTGTATGTTGTCTTGCAGTGTAAACTCTGGCAGGTCATCTACAGCTTCACCTGCCCTCTGGGTATTGGTCTGTGTTCATACTTGCATGCTTTACGTATCAGGAGTGCTGTAAGTCTTCTTGTTTGTTAGGTTGGGGGGGGGCCTTGGATGAAATGACACGCATATGTGCATCCTTTTACATTCCCAATTTCTGTAAAGAGCgtatctgtgtgtatgtgtgcgcACGCAGGGATATTTATGTTTCCATGCTTCAGAACATTATGAGCTACAGTTTCATAACTTCTAGGGTTCACAAGTGAAAACGTTCATGTCTTGTTTTGTAGGCACTTGGTGGGGATTGTAGCTAACAACGGGGAGCTGTCTCATGATGCTTCTCTCAAGGGTAGCCATTTTGTACAGCTGTGCAGCCAGCGGAGCATTCCAATCctctttt contains:
- the LOC101921365 gene encoding biotin-dependent 3-methylcrotonyl-coenzyme A carboxylase beta1 subunit-like isoform X2, producing the protein MMFLLLSVLRVMWNRTTVCSRGRLAPSTSCPLLPSTLHRVFHRERQDLCHGRGPVSPLCRGHGPVSPLCHSEGPASPLCHGQGPGRAPAALPCRSLSSRARSQQAAKRYPLLDGRIRSVFRHVFEENLRNSEAVIKRYSELLEMLSKGGGENAILRHTQRNKKLFVRERLKLLLDDESFLELSPLAGLNMPYGDIPAAGCLTGIGKICGVWCVFMANDATVKGGTIYPIGVKKQLRAQEIAMQNRLLSVYLVDSGGAFLPLQSELFPDKLHGGRVFYNEAIMSAMRIPQVAVVCGSCVAGGAYVPTMAEEAVIIDKIGTLFLAGPPLVKAATGEYVSPEDLGGAKLHTEVSGCSDHFASSEKEAYECIRNVISTLNYDPLPEEITEHDNPLYSPDELLGLAPRDYRCTLPVKLILSRLMDGSRFQEFKANYGTTLVTGFGHVEGHLVGIVANNGELSHDASLKGSHFVQLCSQRSIPILFFQNTAPPTAEPTSISQAEAHSNRLKAQASMMAAVACSAVPKITVVIGGCYGSESYVMCGRSFSPNFLFLWPNARVALMDSRHFSTVPQAGDSDCTGDESELKHLKKKIFLRKHKRLTDLKKQATPPETIQPQIKIFCCM
- the LOC101921365 gene encoding biotin-dependent 3-methylcrotonyl-coenzyme A carboxylase beta1 subunit-like isoform X3, with product MWNRTTVCSRGRLAPSTSCPLLPSTLHRVFHRERQDLCHGRGPVSPLCRGHGPVSPLCHSEGPASPLCHGQGPGRAPAALPCRSLSSRARSQQAAKRYPLLDGRIRSVFRHVFEENLRNSEAVIKRYSELLEMLSKGGGENAILRHTQRNKKLFVRERLKLLLDDESFLELSPLAGLNMPYGDIPAAGCLTGIGKICGVWCVFMANDATVKGGTIYPIGVKKQLRAQEIAMQNRLLSVYLVDSGGAFLPLQSELFPDKLHGGRVFYNEAIMSAMRIPQVAVVCGSCVAGGAYVPTMAEEAVIIDKIGTLFLAGPPLVKAATGEYVSPEDLGGAKLHTEVSGCSDHFASSEKEAYECIRNVISTLNYDPLPEEITEHDNPLYSPDELLGLAPRDYRCTLPVKLILSRLMDGSRFQEFKANYGTTLVTGFGHVEGHLVGIVANNGELSHDASLKGSHFVQLCSQRSIPILFFQNTAPPTAEPTSISQAEAHSNRLKAQASMMAAVACSAVPKITVVIGGCYGSESYVMCGRSFSPNFLFLWPNARVALMDSRHFSTVPQAGDSDCTGDESELKHLKKKLEEESSAFYSSARLWDDGVILPQNTRKVIAQCLEIMEQQKYQVVSPWQYPVIRV
- the LOC101921365 gene encoding biotin-dependent 3-methylcrotonyl-coenzyme A carboxylase beta1 subunit-like isoform X1, producing the protein MMFLLLSVLRVMWNRTTVCSRGRLAPSTSCPLLPSTLHRVFHRERQDLCHGRGPVSPLCRGHGPVSPLCHSEGPASPLCHGQGPGRAPAALPCRSLSSRARSQQAAKRYPLLDGRIRSVFRHVFEENLRNSEAVIKRYSELLEMLSKGGGENAILRHTQRNKKLFVRERLKLLLDDESFLELSPLAGLNMPYGDIPAAGCLTGIGKICGVWCVFMANDATVKGGTIYPIGVKKQLRAQEIAMQNRLLSVYLVDSGGAFLPLQSELFPDKLHGGRVFYNEAIMSAMRIPQVAVVCGSCVAGGAYVPTMAEEAVIIDKIGTLFLAGPPLVKAATGEYVSPEDLGGAKLHTEVSGCSDHFASSEKEAYECIRNVISTLNYDPLPEEITEHDNPLYSPDELLGLAPRDYRCTLPVKLILSRLMDGSRFQEFKANYGTTLVTGFGHVEGHLVGIVANNGELSHDASLKGSHFVQLCSQRSIPILFFQNTAPPTAEPTSISQAEAHSNRLKAQASMMAAVACSAVPKITVVIGGCYGSESYVMCGRSFSPNFLFLWPNARVALMDSRHFSTVPQAGDSDCTGDESELKHLKKKLEEESSAFYSSARLWDDGVILPQNTRKVIAQCLEIMEQQKYQVVSPWQYPVIRV